The proteins below come from a single Papaver somniferum cultivar HN1 chromosome 11, ASM357369v1, whole genome shotgun sequence genomic window:
- the LOC113323462 gene encoding uncharacterized protein LOC113323462, which produces MHKNDWECMYEPFYKLGYHLDLLMDLVKRGYQRVVSKLFEEKPQQHNVICTISRSYVTMKYESANASGLIIQILVNIRWSLRGNVGSLKLQLRYFLLTTPACVRRSLIIAGRVFDRGRLLELIMRSTKFCLSTLIYGVFFLMRSPWMNEYNGLILMPRCNANFVYELVLELEYHLKLLIEYLNMSLLTHNSDSCVTLKVLNSEGATSDCSTLFEESSQKGENIWVVLILQMTTETGAAISQGLIAQLQIGGESSITSYEDRNKD; this is translated from the exons ATGCATAAAAATGATTGGGAATGTATGTATGAGCCTTTTTATAAACTTGGGTATCATCTGGATTTGTTAATGGATTTGGTAAAAAGGGGATACCAGCGTGTTGTCAGCAAGCTCTTTGAGGAGAAGCCACAACAACATAATGTCATCTGCACTATTTCGAGATCTTATGTAACAATGAAATATGAGTCTGCCAATGCAAGTGGATTAATTATTCAGATTCTTGTCAACATTAGATGGAGTCTCAGGGGAAATGTGGGTTCTCTAAAGTTACAGTTGAGATATTTTTTACTTACGACCCCTGCTTGTGTACGAAGAAGTTTAATCATTGCTGGAAGAGTATTTGATAGAGGTAGATTGCTTGAGTTAATCATGAGGAGTACTAAATTCTGCTTGAGTACTCTTATTTATGGTGTGTTTTTTCTTATGAGGTCACCCTGGATGAATGAGTATAATGGGTTGATATTAATGCCTAGGTGCAATGCAAATTTTGTATATGAGCTGGTTCTTGAATTGGAGTAccatctgaaattgttaattgaGTATTTGAATATGTCTTTGCTTACTCATAATAGTGACAGTTGTGTTACTCTCAAGGTTCTTAACTCAGAAGGTGCAACAAGTGATTGTAGTACGTTGTTTGAGGAATCTTCACAGAAAGGTGAAAATATCTGGGTAGTCTTGATTCTTCAAATGACAACGGAAACGGGTGCTGCCATTTCACAGGGACTGATTGCTCAACTGCAG ATAGGAGGAGAATCATCTATTACATCCTATGAAGATAGGAACAAAGATTAA